A single genomic interval of Spirosoma linguale DSM 74 harbors:
- a CDS encoding IstB domain protein ATP-binding protein (PFAM: IstB domain protein ATP-binding protein~KEGG: tau:Tola_2684 IstB domain protein ATP-binding protein), whose protein sequence is MNNQATLDRLRDLKLVGMYQAFETLLRLPLHQQPPADELLAQLTEAEHEYRQHRRTQMAIRAARFRYQASLEELHYGPGRNLDKTLVLRLADCRFIDRAENIFLTGSTGCGKSYVASALGYQACQLGYRVGYHNLIRLIQRLQLAKADGSYQREMSRLERQHLLILDDWGLQPLDQNGRLALLQIMEDRHGKAATIITSQLPVSKWHEYIDDPTLADAILDRLTHKAHRMELKGESMRRKQSLAAEK, encoded by the coding sequence ATGAATAACCAAGCGACACTTGACCGACTACGGGACCTTAAACTGGTGGGCATGTATCAGGCCTTCGAGACCCTGCTTCGCCTACCCCTTCACCAGCAACCGCCTGCCGACGAACTGCTGGCCCAGCTTACTGAAGCTGAACATGAGTACCGTCAACACCGACGCACCCAGATGGCCATCCGGGCGGCCCGCTTTCGCTATCAGGCCTCGCTGGAAGAGTTGCACTACGGCCCTGGCCGCAACCTGGATAAGACGCTGGTGCTTCGTTTGGCCGACTGCCGCTTCATCGATCGAGCCGAGAATATCTTCCTGACGGGATCAACTGGCTGCGGCAAAAGTTACGTGGCTTCGGCCCTGGGCTATCAGGCCTGTCAGCTGGGGTATCGGGTGGGTTATCACAATCTGATCCGGCTCATACAGCGACTGCAACTGGCTAAAGCCGACGGCTCCTACCAGCGGGAGATGAGTCGTCTGGAGCGGCAACACCTGCTCATTCTGGATGACTGGGGCTTACAACCCCTTGATCAGAATGGCCGATTGGCCCTGTTACAGATCATGGAGGACCGGCATGGCAAGGCCGCTACGATCATCACCTCGCAACTGCCGGTGAGTAAATGGCACGAATACATCGACGATCCTACCTTGGCCGATGCCATCCTGGACCGGCTAACTCACAAGGCTCATCGGATGGAGTTGAAGGGTGAATCGATGCGACGCAAGCAAAGTCTTGCGGCTGAG
- a CDS encoding Integrase catalytic region (PFAM: Integrase catalytic region~KEGG: maq:Maqu_3180 integrase catalytic subunit), with the protein MANQRLPMHLLRQILLLQQQHKSIRDIARSLGLARNTVRGYLRMLPDPATLSLPQLSDQQLDELVQSRPPAPSPDAPLTILQQRFAQIDRELTRPGVTRYSLWLDYKAEHPNGYQYTQFCHYYQLWSQRQQTSMHIEHKAGDKLFVDFAGKRLSLVDQTTGEVRPVEFFVAVLGCSQLTYAQVVATQRKEDFITALQNALHYFGGVPAAIVPDNLKAAVIRSDRYEPQINETLADFALHYQTTILPARSGKPRDKALVEGAVNILYRRIYAPLRNEVFHRLDDLNAAIRPLLDAHNQMRFQNRGHSRQSQFEERERMHLMGLPNTAYLIKHYAGSRVQKNGHVLLSEDKHYYSVPYRYIGQWVRLIYTASSVEVYCQHQRIATHQRLQGQYHYSTLKEHLPPAHQWISDWSPETFVRRADRIGPQTRQAVEAILTSRAHPEQAYKSCQGVLSLEKKVGRERLERACQRALCYQSVSYKVIRSIIERGLDTLSDASPVSSVPSHENIRGASAYQ; encoded by the coding sequence ATGGCCAACCAGCGTCTTCCTATGCACCTACTCCGTCAGATTCTGCTTCTCCAGCAGCAACATAAGTCTATCCGGGATATTGCCCGTTCGCTAGGCCTGGCTCGCAATACCGTCCGGGGCTACCTGCGCATGCTTCCCGATCCGGCAACGCTTTCCCTCCCGCAACTCTCCGACCAACAGTTGGATGAGCTGGTACAAAGTCGTCCGCCTGCGCCCTCACCCGACGCCCCCCTAACTATTCTTCAACAACGATTCGCTCAGATTGACCGCGAACTGACCCGACCCGGCGTTACCCGGTATAGTCTTTGGCTGGATTACAAAGCCGAACATCCCAACGGCTATCAGTATACGCAGTTCTGCCACTATTATCAGCTTTGGAGCCAGCGGCAGCAGACCAGCATGCACATTGAGCACAAAGCGGGCGACAAACTCTTCGTCGACTTTGCGGGCAAGCGGCTCTCGCTGGTCGACCAGACAACAGGGGAGGTTAGGCCGGTCGAGTTCTTCGTGGCCGTGCTGGGTTGCAGTCAGCTCACTTACGCCCAGGTAGTGGCTACTCAGCGCAAGGAGGACTTCATCACCGCCCTGCAAAACGCCCTGCATTACTTCGGGGGCGTACCAGCGGCCATCGTGCCCGATAACCTCAAAGCGGCTGTGATTCGCTCGGATCGCTATGAACCCCAGATCAATGAGACGCTGGCTGACTTTGCGCTCCATTATCAAACGACGATCCTGCCGGCCCGGAGCGGTAAGCCCCGCGACAAAGCTCTGGTCGAAGGAGCCGTCAACATCCTCTATCGACGCATCTACGCTCCCCTGCGCAATGAGGTCTTTCATCGACTTGACGATCTCAATGCGGCTATCCGCCCCTTACTCGACGCCCACAACCAAATGCGCTTTCAGAACCGGGGCCATAGTCGGCAGTCGCAGTTCGAGGAGCGGGAGCGAATGCACTTGATGGGGTTGCCCAACACGGCTTATCTCATCAAACACTATGCGGGGAGCCGGGTTCAGAAAAACGGCCATGTACTGCTGTCAGAAGACAAGCATTATTACAGCGTACCCTATCGCTACATCGGCCAGTGGGTACGGCTGATCTACACGGCGTCAAGCGTTGAAGTCTACTGCCAGCACCAGCGTATTGCGACTCACCAGCGATTACAGGGACAGTACCATTACTCGACACTCAAAGAGCATTTGCCCCCAGCCCATCAGTGGATCAGTGACTGGAGCCCGGAGACGTTCGTCCGTCGGGCCGACCGCATTGGCCCCCAAACCCGGCAGGCCGTCGAAGCCATCCTAACGAGCCGGGCGCATCCCGAACAGGCTTATAAGTCGTGCCAGGGTGTACTAAGTCTGGAAAAGAAAGTGGGTAGAGAACGTCTGGAGCGGGCCTGCCAACGGGCGTTGTGCTACCAGAGCGTGAGCTACAAAGTCATCCGATCCATCATCGAACGCGGGCTGGATACGCTCTCCGATGCCAGTCCTGTCAGCTCAGTACCCAGCCATGAAAACATCCGGGGCGCATCAGCCTACCAGTAA
- a CDS encoding RNA polymerase, sigma-24 subunit, ECF subfamily (TIGRFAM: RNA polymerase sigma factor, sigma-70 family~PFAM: Sigma-70 region 4 type 2~KEGG: reh:H16_A1096 DNA-directed RNA polymerase sigma subunit (RpoE,sigma24)) has translation MSIRPLPIFSTEQALFDGLSRRDERAYSFLYAETYPSFRYWVLTNSGSEMDAEDAFQKGLMSFLLNLETGQYQLQTGTRITTVVFEYCKRVWLTELKSARLQKRAVMPDTIDSIDTMDVAKDMERMEVVNAVRQSLGQLKDECRKLIEWFYVDDLSLREIAERLGMKESSVKSKRYDCAEKLKAFYQQTATKLGL, from the coding sequence ATGTCAATACGTCCACTACCTATCTTTTCAACAGAGCAGGCCTTGTTCGATGGCCTGAGTCGTCGTGATGAGCGGGCTTATTCGTTCTTATACGCTGAAACTTATCCGTCTTTCCGCTACTGGGTTTTAACAAACAGTGGATCGGAAATGGATGCTGAAGATGCTTTTCAAAAAGGGCTGATGAGTTTTCTGCTTAACCTGGAAACCGGCCAATATCAATTACAGACAGGTACCCGGATCACTACCGTTGTTTTTGAATACTGTAAACGGGTATGGCTGACAGAACTAAAGTCGGCCAGGCTCCAGAAACGAGCCGTGATGCCGGATACCATCGACAGCATTGATACTATGGATGTAGCCAAGGATATGGAACGAATGGAGGTTGTTAATGCCGTCCGGCAGTCGTTAGGGCAGCTTAAAGACGAATGTCGAAAATTAATTGAGTGGTTTTATGTCGACGATTTATCCCTTCGGGAGATTGCCGAACGCCTGGGCATGAAAGAGTCTTCGGTAAAATCGAAGCGCTATGACTGTGCCGAAAAATTAAAAGCGTTTTATCAGCAAACCGCTACCAAACTAGGATTATGA
- a CDS encoding hypothetical protein (KEGG: tcx:Tcr_2155 hypothetical protein), with translation MKLSEDQYEIIEAYLTNELSAPDRASFERDLLTDAELRAEVDRQRTIRMGLRALGIERALERAKSQYKAELERTETAPAEQPVVRPFISWRYWAAAASIVAVLGAGYYTYQQTIGQQSDIAFAETLASDPAAELTKDFPAGALTPSTRTEFLEALKKYKAGKYDEVIARLKTLPADKQSIHYKNYFLGLSYLANKQPGAAIPLLSKAQASSSLAIRQKAEWFLALAYVKNEQKEKALPMLKKISTNRAHPFNALAKQVLQKVQ, from the coding sequence ATGAAGTTATCGGAAGATCAATACGAGATTATTGAAGCGTATTTAACCAACGAATTATCAGCACCCGACCGGGCTTCGTTCGAGCGTGACCTACTAACGGATGCGGAGCTTCGGGCGGAGGTTGACCGGCAGCGCACCATCCGGATGGGCTTACGGGCGCTGGGAATTGAACGGGCACTTGAACGGGCAAAAAGCCAGTACAAAGCGGAGTTGGAGCGGACTGAAACAGCACCGGCCGAGCAGCCCGTTGTCCGGCCCTTCATCAGTTGGCGGTATTGGGCTGCGGCAGCCTCTATCGTCGCCGTATTGGGAGCGGGATACTATACTTACCAGCAAACTATTGGTCAACAATCAGATATCGCTTTCGCAGAAACACTCGCATCTGACCCGGCAGCTGAGTTAACAAAAGACTTTCCGGCTGGTGCGCTTACACCCTCCACCCGTACCGAGTTTCTGGAGGCCCTAAAAAAATACAAAGCGGGTAAATACGATGAAGTAATCGCCCGGCTTAAGACCCTCCCCGCCGACAAACAGTCGATACATTACAAAAACTATTTTCTCGGTTTGAGTTACCTGGCTAATAAACAACCCGGTGCAGCCATTCCCTTGCTGAGTAAGGCCCAGGCAAGTTCTTCGCTAGCCATCCGGCAAAAAGCGGAGTGGTTTCTGGCGCTGGCGTACGTCAAGAATGAGCAAAAAGAGAAGGCTCTGCCCATGCTGAAGAAAATCAGCACGAACAGAGCCCATCCGTTCAACGCACTGGCAAAGCAGGTGTTACAAAAGGTGCAGTAA
- a CDS encoding PKD domain containing protein (PFAM: PKD domain containing protein; Fibronectin type III domain protein~SMART: PKD domain containing protein~KEGG: gur:Gura_3011 LamG domain-containing protein) — protein sequence MILSCNPWDLPTKKSQRECVKPSGTLNAQPQQRIVDFSISGGSGTIDKVVWDFGNGSTATTTGLTTKYTYPANGTYTVKATLTNTCGLETTLQQVVTVSDAVKPTVTLQAITAYSATTAVAGMSITSNGNAPIIRYGVCYSAVKQSPEVDIDKTESFTTTAPLNTALPVSLTNLQPNTLYYVRSFAVNSAGLISYSTVQTFQTGQNPAVAVNGTASVGITTAGINFIVSNLGNPAAYEFGIYYSSTTSTPDVNSPAAKVASPSVGNPIVITLNDLTPSKIYYYRAYARLSSGEIIYGPILSFTTQADPVSQDLIASVSFNDKSLQDVSGYNNHVKLVDNATFTTDRNGRANSAILLDGSGDYFYMDDNSSLNPDAMTVSLWIKPVAINGRMQIYNKSRFSDGLPQTYSSLIKLEGDVGPALTFMTNIKQNSNCVGGVGWQDLAFTSPVVLNTWYHLVFTYSGRSARMYFNNILVFKTDNLPATAIDKCPGGELKFGAQYQSLPWYFNGAMDDIRIYKRAITAAEVETLFKQ from the coding sequence ATGATTTTAAGTTGCAACCCGTGGGACTTACCGACTAAAAAGTCGCAGCGTGAGTGTGTTAAGCCATCGGGTACCCTCAATGCCCAGCCTCAACAGCGAATTGTGGATTTTTCAATCAGTGGCGGCAGTGGTACCATCGATAAAGTGGTTTGGGATTTTGGCAATGGCTCCACGGCCACCACTACCGGCCTAACAACTAAGTACACGTATCCGGCCAATGGTACGTATACCGTGAAGGCTACGCTGACAAACACCTGCGGTCTTGAAACCACACTTCAGCAGGTCGTTACGGTAAGTGATGCGGTGAAGCCGACAGTAACGTTACAGGCTATTACTGCGTATTCGGCCACTACAGCAGTAGCAGGAATGTCCATAACATCCAATGGCAACGCACCAATTATTCGGTATGGGGTATGTTATTCAGCTGTCAAACAATCACCGGAAGTCGATATAGATAAAACAGAATCGTTTACGACTACAGCTCCGCTTAATACCGCGTTGCCCGTTTCACTTACGAACCTTCAGCCCAATACACTGTATTACGTACGGAGTTTTGCGGTGAATTCCGCTGGACTAATTAGCTACAGTACGGTACAAACATTCCAGACTGGGCAGAATCCAGCGGTGGCTGTAAACGGCACCGCAAGTGTAGGTATTACAACGGCTGGGATTAATTTCATTGTATCGAATCTTGGTAATCCGGCAGCTTATGAATTTGGTATCTATTACTCCTCTACTACCAGCACACCGGATGTGAACAGTCCGGCTGCCAAAGTTGCCAGCCCTTCAGTAGGGAATCCTATAGTCATTACACTTAATGATCTGACGCCCAGTAAAATATACTATTATCGGGCGTATGCCAGACTGTCATCCGGTGAAATAATTTATGGACCTATTTTGTCCTTTACAACCCAGGCCGATCCTGTATCCCAGGACTTAATTGCCTCCGTATCGTTCAATGATAAATCGCTTCAGGATGTCAGTGGTTATAATAACCACGTCAAACTGGTTGACAATGCCACCTTTACAACAGATCGTAACGGTCGGGCGAACTCGGCTATTCTGTTGGATGGCTCGGGCGATTACTTCTACATGGATGATAATAGCAGCCTGAATCCGGATGCTATGACCGTTAGTTTATGGATTAAACCGGTAGCCATAAACGGACGAATGCAGATTTATAATAAATCCCGCTTCAGCGATGGCCTGCCTCAAACGTACAGCTCTTTAATTAAATTGGAAGGAGATGTTGGTCCTGCCCTCACGTTCATGACCAACATTAAGCAAAATAGTAATTGCGTGGGTGGAGTGGGCTGGCAGGATCTGGCGTTTACCAGTCCGGTCGTGTTGAATACTTGGTATCACCTCGTCTTTACCTACAGCGGTCGGTCGGCCCGGATGTACTTTAATAACATTCTCGTCTTCAAAACGGATAATCTACCCGCCACCGCAATCGATAAGTGCCCCGGTGGGGAGCTTAAATTCGGTGCACAGTACCAGTCGTTGCCGTGGTATTTCAACGGCGCCATGGACGACATCCGAATTTACAAGCGGGCCATCACGGCTGCCGAAGTTGAAACTTTATTCAAGCAGTAA
- a CDS encoding Tetratricopeptide TPR_2 repeat protein (PFAM: Tetratricopeptide TPR_2 repeat protein~SMART: Tetratricopeptide repeat~KEGG: stress-inducible protein, putative ; K09553 stress-induced-phosphoprotein 1), translated as MHKLIHPFILLLLLTVFLMPSRRVMGGSRETAKTVVVDEEYDRYRKRGDDLFKEGKYLEARRQYQNCLEVPGFENDTYAKEQIQECTTGLALRKQADDAMRQGKGAEAIKLMNQLLNLNPDDLITKGQFADYYEREGNQLFNQKQYLRAKESYSKALSYTTTRQETLRLQIRTIDNLSRPSKQVGIKVVTGLVAVGAGAYALLLRNDYNSKFSALNQISQTADPTGSGIIADPNTYRQYNEAYSAAEAAQQKNGLFKACVGVAAVATVAELYLLLHKPKPSTSAFQWKPSSQSWGLAVGYTF; from the coding sequence ATGCATAAACTAATACACCCGTTCATCCTGCTGTTGTTGCTGACCGTTTTTCTGATGCCTTCCCGGCGAGTGATGGGCGGAAGCCGTGAGACGGCCAAAACCGTTGTCGTCGATGAAGAATATGACCGGTACCGAAAAAGAGGAGATGATTTATTTAAAGAAGGTAAGTATTTAGAAGCCCGCCGACAGTATCAGAACTGCCTCGAAGTGCCGGGCTTTGAAAATGACACTTACGCCAAAGAGCAAATTCAGGAGTGTACGACCGGACTGGCTTTACGTAAGCAGGCCGACGATGCTATGCGGCAAGGGAAGGGGGCTGAAGCAATAAAGTTGATGAATCAACTACTTAACTTAAACCCTGATGACCTGATCACGAAAGGACAGTTTGCGGATTATTACGAGCGCGAAGGGAACCAGCTTTTCAATCAAAAGCAGTACTTACGAGCTAAAGAGAGCTATAGCAAGGCCCTTAGTTATACAACAACCCGTCAGGAAACGCTACGCTTACAAATTCGTACGATTGATAATCTCTCCAGGCCGTCCAAACAAGTCGGTATAAAGGTGGTAACGGGTCTGGTGGCGGTTGGTGCCGGGGCCTACGCTTTGCTACTGAGGAATGATTATAACTCGAAATTCAGCGCCCTGAATCAGATCAGCCAAACGGCCGACCCTACGGGTAGCGGCATTATTGCCGACCCGAACACCTATCGGCAGTATAACGAAGCTTACAGTGCCGCCGAAGCAGCCCAACAGAAAAACGGCTTGTTTAAGGCCTGCGTTGGTGTGGCCGCTGTGGCTACCGTCGCGGAATTGTACCTGTTGCTCCACAAGCCAAAGCCGTCCACCAGCGCATTTCAATGGAAACCGTCGTCGCAGTCGTGGGGGCTGGCCGTTGGTTACACGTTTTAA
- a CDS encoding serine/threonine protein kinase (PFAM: Serine/threonine protein kinase-related; tyrosine protein kinase~SMART: serine/threonine protein kinase; tyrosine protein kinase~KEGG: mitogen-activated protein kinase kinase 2 ; K06228   fused), whose amino-acid sequence MNQPFTTFHDFRKRYPIRPNDDGALLGSGSYGRVIKVEDQLETEWVAIKISEFKGNDTKSLRAEVELAKRVPRQANIARYDACYRLETDTSVSDFAIMKYYPDGNLADLLRREPLTPTQKYDITKGILLGLQHLHKNRIVHRDFKPANILISRDNAGRFIPKIADFGLSKLVSDDELDSSDFDLSDGRGTPSYKAPEQIEGSRVSFNLDLWAFGVILYELMTGEKPFRSDLRNSSEQSVRREIEKKIITVQLPARLDQIAEPYRAMIRRCLVRDIRERVRKEDELLDLLDFIPQQLSDARALVNRQRYEEALVLFDQILAKREHNTEALNGVDQCKKGILEQEITALLTKAGRLLDQQLFEPAKSCYEQVLGHQPTHEAAIRGLAFCIEELRPKSQPQPKIEEPELTDAYVEERTDVFDEPGLPVINLPVTQPKPAAVETYASLQRAATPAVPREAAPPAPVLPPVVSTPVPGRTFPWAAVVPAAIVVAALAWYISPLSIKTGHSEKPDSVSVAGVGLGAVTKTESSPERSRTGAIEPRPGETKESLATRIDVAYAKARLAYHRKDYDRVIELTNSALLLDPSRKDVAALNKAATDAKKAITADSQSQSVIPPAEPSKVPSSEAPKPDDSKNKEDENAKRLKEKLLQQETYDQLIEEGVNAINSGNNKAKAIAAFSKAQVLAKELDLNTAKADAAFNKYMAKANKIFDNDEFEGAREWYQVARALKDTEEVRRKIKQSTNQ is encoded by the coding sequence ATGAATCAACCGTTTACGACCTTTCATGACTTCAGGAAACGCTACCCAATTCGCCCCAATGATGATGGGGCTTTGTTGGGTAGTGGCTCGTATGGCAGGGTAATAAAAGTCGAAGATCAGCTGGAAACGGAGTGGGTAGCCATAAAGATCAGCGAGTTCAAAGGGAACGACACAAAATCCCTGCGGGCCGAAGTTGAACTGGCCAAGCGAGTACCCCGGCAGGCTAACATAGCCCGGTATGATGCCTGTTACCGACTTGAGACCGATACCAGCGTCAGCGATTTTGCGATCATGAAGTATTATCCCGATGGCAATCTGGCTGACTTATTGCGACGGGAACCCCTCACACCCACCCAAAAGTACGACATCACGAAAGGCATTCTGCTGGGGCTACAGCATCTGCACAAAAACCGGATTGTTCACCGTGATTTCAAACCGGCGAACATCCTTATTTCGCGTGATAATGCCGGGCGGTTTATTCCCAAAATTGCTGATTTCGGGCTTAGTAAACTGGTGAGCGACGACGAACTGGATAGCTCTGATTTCGACCTGAGTGACGGTCGCGGGACACCATCTTACAAAGCCCCCGAGCAGATTGAAGGGAGCCGGGTGAGTTTCAACCTCGACTTATGGGCTTTTGGCGTCATTCTGTACGAGCTAATGACGGGCGAAAAACCATTTCGGTCCGACCTGCGTAACAGCAGTGAGCAGTCTGTTCGGCGGGAGATTGAAAAGAAAATTATTACCGTTCAGCTACCCGCCCGCCTTGACCAGATTGCCGAACCGTACCGGGCCATGATCCGCCGGTGTCTGGTGCGGGATATTCGCGAACGGGTTCGTAAAGAGGACGAATTGCTGGACTTGCTGGATTTCATTCCACAGCAGTTGTCCGACGCCCGGGCGCTGGTTAACAGGCAGCGGTACGAAGAAGCCCTTGTCCTGTTTGATCAGATCCTTGCCAAACGGGAGCATAATACGGAAGCACTGAACGGGGTTGACCAATGCAAAAAAGGCATTCTCGAGCAGGAGATTACGGCGTTGCTGACAAAAGCCGGGCGGTTGCTGGATCAACAGCTTTTTGAACCGGCTAAAAGTTGCTATGAACAAGTGCTTGGGCATCAACCAACGCACGAAGCGGCCATTCGCGGATTGGCGTTTTGTATTGAGGAGTTACGACCTAAATCTCAGCCTCAACCAAAAATAGAGGAGCCTGAGTTGACCGATGCGTATGTAGAGGAGCGTACCGATGTGTTTGACGAGCCGGGCTTACCCGTCATCAATCTGCCGGTTACCCAACCCAAGCCTGCTGCTGTCGAGACCTACGCATCATTACAACGGGCAGCGACTCCAGCTGTTCCGCGGGAAGCTGCACCACCAGCACCTGTTTTGCCGCCTGTTGTCAGTACACCGGTACCGGGGCGGACTTTCCCGTGGGCGGCTGTCGTTCCGGCAGCTATCGTGGTGGCTGCGCTAGCCTGGTATATTAGCCCATTGAGTATAAAAACAGGCCACTCCGAAAAGCCAGATAGTGTATCGGTCGCGGGTGTTGGACTAGGTGCTGTTACTAAAACGGAATCTTCACCAGAGCGTTCGCGAACAGGAGCAATAGAACCCAGGCCGGGTGAGACAAAAGAGTCACTGGCTACCCGCATAGATGTTGCTTATGCCAAAGCCAGGCTGGCTTACCATCGCAAAGACTATGATCGGGTAATCGAACTGACTAACAGTGCCTTACTGCTTGACCCTTCCCGAAAGGATGTAGCTGCCCTGAATAAAGCCGCCACCGACGCGAAGAAAGCTATAACGGCTGATTCCCAAAGTCAGTCGGTAATACCACCAGCAGAGCCGTCTAAGGTACCATCATCCGAAGCTCCTAAGCCTGATGACAGTAAGAACAAGGAAGATGAAAACGCCAAACGACTGAAGGAGAAGCTGCTACAGCAGGAGACGTACGATCAGCTTATTGAGGAGGGTGTTAACGCCATTAACAGCGGAAATAATAAAGCAAAAGCCATTGCCGCATTCAGCAAGGCGCAGGTACTGGCCAAAGAGCTGGACTTAAATACAGCCAAAGCCGACGCTGCTTTTAACAAATACATGGCTAAGGCAAACAAAATCTTTGATAACGACGAGTTTGAGGGGGCCAGAGAATGGTATCAGGTAGCACGGGCGTTGAAAGACACCGAAGAAGTCAGACGAAAAATAAAACAATCCACAAACCAGTAA
- a CDS encoding peptidase C14 caspase catalytic subunit p20 (PFAM: peptidase C14 caspase catalytic subunit p20~KEGG: sit:TM1040_0843 OmpA/MotB), which produces MLTNLLLALSLLLPAQQRAFTGQTYAVVVGISDYKALSYATGDLRFADRDARQFAAFLQSKSGGSVPASNIRLLTNRQATQAAIEQQLAVFQQATEADRIILYFSGHGMPDSFVPYDVEPGKPDGLLTYRDIKTAFYRSGAKTKLCIADACLSGGMTRKLTARREAQQLVTPSQTDRSNVAMLLASRSTQLAVEDSRLAGGAFTYFLLRGLSGKADLDGNGIVTIKELHQYVSPQLKKRTQGRQTPMFYGRFSDSLPLAYR; this is translated from the coding sequence ATGCTGACTAATTTACTCCTGGCGTTGAGTTTGTTGCTGCCTGCTCAGCAACGGGCGTTTACCGGGCAAACCTATGCCGTTGTTGTTGGTATTTCCGACTATAAAGCCCTGTCTTATGCAACCGGCGATTTACGGTTTGCTGATCGGGATGCCCGCCAGTTTGCGGCTTTTCTGCAAAGTAAATCGGGTGGGAGCGTACCCGCTTCCAACATTCGGCTGCTGACAAATCGCCAGGCTACGCAGGCCGCTATTGAGCAGCAGCTTGCTGTGTTTCAGCAGGCTACGGAAGCGGATCGAATCATTCTCTATTTTTCGGGACACGGTATGCCAGACAGTTTTGTCCCCTACGACGTTGAACCTGGCAAGCCTGATGGCTTACTCACGTACCGGGATATAAAAACCGCCTTTTACCGCTCCGGCGCGAAAACAAAATTATGCATTGCTGATGCCTGCCTCTCGGGCGGTATGACCCGGAAACTGACAGCCCGGCGGGAGGCCCAACAGCTTGTTACCCCAAGCCAGACAGATCGCAGTAACGTAGCCATGCTACTGGCCAGCCGATCTACCCAATTGGCCGTTGAGGATAGTCGGCTGGCGGGTGGGGCCTTTACGTATTTCCTGCTGCGGGGCCTGTCCGGTAAGGCCGACCTCGACGGAAACGGCATTGTCACCATTAAAGAATTACACCAATACGTATCTCCGCAGTTGAAGAAGCGAACGCAGGGACGGCAAACGCCCATGTTTTACGGGCGCTTTTCGGATAGCCTGCCATTGGCCTATCGTTGA